The Streptomyces sp. RKND-216 genomic sequence CGCGCGTCCAGCGGGCGGGGCGGCACGTCCCGGCCTCCTCGCAGTTCGGCGAGCCGCCGGTGCAGGGCGGAGTGCGGGGCCGGCACGGCGGAGGTGCCGGGGGAAGTCGTCATAGGCTCACGCCTCGGGCGTCGTCGGTCTTTCCGTATCGAGCCGCAGTGTCGCATCCGGCACCGACAACGCCCGCCGACCGGGGTCCGCGGAACAGTCCTGCCGCCGGGTGATGATGGGGCGCGCACGCAGCGCACGCAGCGCAGCGCACACACCCCGGACACTCGGCGAGAGGCGGCTTCCCGGTCATGGCAGCACCCCGCATCCTGCTGGTACGGCACGGCGAGACGGAATGGTCCCGCAGCGGCCGTCACACCGGACGTACCGACGTACCGCTCCTCGACGAGGGGCGGCGGATGGCCGAACGACTTGGCGCGCGCCTGCACCGCGCGCCCTGGAACGGTCTGCCCGGCGTGGAGGTCCGCACCAGCCCGCTCGCCCGCGCCCGCGACACCTGCGAGCTGGCCGGATTCGGTGACCGCGCCACTGAGTGGGACGCCCTGCGCGAGTGGGACTACGGCGCCTACGAGGGGATGACCTCGCCGGAAATCCGCGCGCAGGTCGGCGGCGACTGGCAGGTCTGGCGCGACGGGGCGCGGGACGGTGAGTCGCTGACCGACCTGTCGCGGCGCGCCGACGAGATCGTGGCCTGGGCGCGGTCGGCGGATCGCGACGTGCTGGTCTTCGCGCACGGTCACCTGCTCCGTGCGCTCGGCGCCCGCTGGCTCGGCGAACCCGTCGGCCACGGTGCCCGGCTGGTCCTGGACCCGGTCGGCCTCTCCGTCCTCGGCTGGGCCTACGACGCCCCCGCCCTCTCCCGCTGGAACGACACCGGCCACCTCGACGAGAACATGTCGCTCGACCGATGAGAGGGACGCGGGGAGGCCGACTCCGGCGCGGACGCCCCGTGTCGACCGGTCAGACCGGATCGGTGAAGGAGACCGGCTTGTCGGCGGCGCGGGCGTACGCGATCTCCCGGCTCGTGGACACGCCGACATACCCGCCGGGGTTGATCACCAGAACCCGGTCGGCCAGGTCGATCTTTCGCAGGTGGAGTCGGGGCTGCCCGGCCGTCTGCACGGCGGACCGCTCCGCCTCCCGCACGTGGCACGCGCTACGCGTGCTCGGCGCGGGGGGCGGGGAGGCGGGGCAGGAGGGCGGAGACGGAGGGTTCGCGGCGGTGGGGGGCGAGGCGGGACGCGGTGACGGCCAGCATGCTGCGGATGCGCGTCGACCTGACCGGCCCCAGCAGTTCGAGCACGTGCGAGGCGGCGGCGGCCGCCTCGTCGGGTCGGCCCGCGGCGGCCAGGTCACCGGCCAACTCGGCGGTGAAGAGCGCCCGATTGCGCACGAAGTGCGGCTCCTGGAGGGCGACCGCGCGCCGCGCGTGCGCCACGGCGGGTCCCCAGGCCCCCAGTGCCGACCAGCACTGAGACTCCAGGCCCTCCATCTCCGCCTCGCCGAAGAACGTCATCCACGGCGGGTCGTCGTCGGACGGGCCGCGTGCGAAGAGGCGGTGCGCCCGTACGAGGGCGTCCTCGCAGGCGGAACGGTCGTCGAGCCCCGCCCACCCGCCGGCCTCCCGCAGGGTCAGCAGCGACAGCAGGCGGGAGGAGCCGAGGTGCTGCGCGGCCTGGTGTCCCGCCTGTGCCGCGCGTACGGCCTCCCGCGGGCGGCCGGCGTCCCGCGCGAGGAAGGCGGTGTTGCAGAAGGCGTGTGCCTCCAGCGCCGGGTCCCCGGAGACGCGCGCGGTGGCGAGGGCCTCCGCGTAGTGGGAGCGGGCGTCGGCGAAGCGGCCGGAGTCGTGCGCCAGCCAGCCGACGGAGATGGCCAGTTCACCGGCCCCGGAGTGCAGCCGGTCCGCGACCGCTCGGCGTGTGGTGCCCGCGTCGAGGTAAGCGTAGGCGGACTGCAGGGCCGTGCCCGCGCGGCGGTAGAGGCCGTCGGCGCCGTGCCGGTCGTCCAGCAGGCGGATGCGGTGGACGGCGTCCTCCACCGCTGCGGCCTCCGTCTCGCCGGCGCGGCGGACGGTCGTCGTGGCGCCGCCCGCGCCGGTGTACCGTCCGTCGCCGGTCAGCGAGACGGCGACCAGGGCGGCCGGGCCGCCGGTCATGAAAGCGCGACGTAGCACGTCGCTCTCCTCGTCGTTCTCGTTCGTGATCGCGTACTCGGCGTCGTGCTCTGCACCGGAGTGGTGTGCGGGCCGGTCGTGGTCGACGACGGTCCCGGCAGTGTCCCCCCGGCGCGTCAGGGCGGACGGAGGCGTGGTCTCACCTCCGTGCGCCCCTCGCACGCGTGCGGCGCGCCCGCGGACCGACTCCCGTGGTGCGAAGCCCAGGTCGGCGAGCGTGCGGCCGGGGAACATGTGCAGGAACACCCGTTCGTAGGCGTAGTTGGGGCACCGGATCTCTCCGGCCTCCACCCGGCCCACGTAACGGGCGTCGCACGCTACCTGTTCACCGATCTCACGCGCCGACCTGCGGACCGCTGCTGCGAATTCCCCTGGTGATAGCGGACCCCGCAGTCTTCGGAAGGCCGTGTTGGGTCCGCGTCTCGGCCCCGGTGACGTGGATGGTGACGACGCCATGGCCGGACCGTACCGGCTGTGACGGGAGCACCACGCACGGTTTGACCATAAAACGGAATTCCCCACCGTGATCTGCCATGAACTGCCATCCTTTGCAGCGTTCCGCCGCCGTGGCCGTTGACGCCGCCGCGCGTTGGACTCGGCACAGCGACGAGTCGAGGAGGCGCGCGTGCGGGACAGAGGAGTGAGGGCGAGCAGTTCGGTTGCCGGCGCGATCCGCCTGCCCGGGGAACCGTGCGACCTGGTGACCGTGCCGGCCCGGCAGGGGATGGAGGCCGTCGACATCCTGCGGCTCCGGGAGGGCGTCGGCCAGGTGCTGCACGACGGGCCCTGCGACACCCTGGGCTTCCTGGTGCCGCCGGGCACCGCGGCGGCCTGGGACCTGCCGGGCAGTGCCTGTACGCAGACCTTCCAGCCCGGTCCGCGGCCCCTCGCCGAGCCTCCGGTCAGCGGCACCGGATGGCTGGTGCCGCCGGAGGGCGCGCAACTGCGCACCACCGAACCGGCCCGGCTGCGCGCCGCGCTCGGTGAGGCGGCCCGCACCATCGAGGCCGTCGACCGCTGCCGCTGAGCCCGGCCGACGCCCGGCCGTCCTCCCCGGCCGCACCGCCCGCGATACTGGAGGGCGTGGCGAGGAGACGACGGGACGACGCGGGCCGGCGGCGCACGCGGCAGCACCGCGAGGAGCCGGCCGAACCGGTCGGCGGCGGACTCGCCCGGCTGGAGCCGGACCCGGACCGTCCGCGCGCCTGGACGCTCACGGTGGACGACGCCCCGCAGTCGCACGTCGACCTGGACGATCCGGCGTACCTGGACTTCGCCTATCAGCGCCGCCTCGGCCATGTGCTCGACCTGGCCGCGCCGCCGAGCCGCCCGCTGCGCGTGCTGCACCTCGGCGGCGGCGCCCTGACCCTCGCGCGGTACGTCGCCGTGACCCGGCCCCGCTCCACGCAGCAGGCCGCCGAGACCGACACCGCGCTGACCGCCTTCGTACGCCGTGCACTGCCGCTGGACCCCGGATGGCGGATACGGGTGCGGTCCGGCGACGCCCGCGCGGTGCTGGCCCGCGTACCGGACGGGTGGGCCGACGTGGTGCTGAGCGACGTCTTCCACGGAGCACGCACGCCCGCCCATCTGACCAGCGTGGAGTTCGTCGCCGACGGGCGGCGCGTGCTGCGTCCCGGCGGGGTGTGGGCGGCCAACCTCGCCGACGGCGGCGGACTGACGCACCTGCGAGGGCAGGTGGCGACGGTGGGCGAGGTCTTCCGCGAGGTGTGCGCCGTGGCCGACCCGGCGGTGCTGCGCGGGCGGAGGTTCGGCAATGTCGTGCTCGCGGCGTCCGACGCGGGCCTCGACGTGGCCGAGTTGACCCGGCGGGTCGCCGGAGACCCGCACCCCGGACGGGTCGAGCACGGCGCCGCGCTGGCGTCGTTCGCCGCCGGGGCGAAGCCGGTGACGGACGCGACCGCCGCGCCTTCACCGGCCCCACCGACCGGTTCGTTCTAGGCGTGTTGTCCCGTCACCAACGTGCCGGGACAACACACCTAGACGGTCGGATCGCCCGGCAGCAGGCCCGTCCGGCACACCTCGGCGTACCAGGCGGCGCTGGACTTCGGCGTACGGCGCTGCGTGGCGTAGTCGACGTGCACGGCGCCGAAGCGCTTGGTGTACCCGTAGGCCCACTCGAAGTTGTCCAGCAGCGACCACAGGAAGTAGCCCCGCACGTCCGCGCCCTCGGCCATCGCCCGGTGCACCGCGGCGAGGTGGCCGTGCAGGTAGGCGATGCGCTCCGGGTCGTCCACCCGGCCGGTGGCGTCCGGCTCGTCCGCGCAGGCCGCCCCGTTCTCCGTGATGTACAGCGGCAGCCCGGGAACCTCCCGGGTGAACCCCAGCAGCAGGTCCGACAGGCCGGTCGGGTCGATGCTCCAGCCCATGTCGGTGCGCGCGCCCGGGGGTTGGTGGAAGGCGACCCGGCCGGCCCCCGGCCAGGGGGAGTGGGTGCTGGCGCCGTGGCCGTCGCTGCGCTCCACGTCGCCGCTGTCGACCGCCGACACCAGGGACGGGGTGTAATAGTTGACGCACAGCGCGTCCAGCGGCTGGTGGATCAGATCCAGGTCGCCGTCCCGTACGCAGGACCAGTCGGTGATCCGGGCGGTGTCCGCGAACAGGTCCTCGTCGTAGCGGCCGTGCAGCATCGGGCCGGTGAAGACGCGGTTGGCGAGCGCGTCGATACGCCGCGCCGCGTCCCGGTCCGCCTCGGAGTCCGAACGGGGACGCACTGCGGCGGGGTTGAGGCTGACCATCGCCTGCGCCCGGGACGGCAGCACCGTCCGCAGCGCGGAGACGCCCAGCCCGTGGGCGAGGTTGAGGTGGTGGGCGGCGTGCAGCGCGGCGGCCGGGTCGGTGCGACCCGGCGCGTGCACACCGGAGCCGTAGCCGAGGAAGGCGCTGCACCAGGGCTCGTTGAGGGTGGTCCACATCTCCACCCGGTCGCCCAGCGCCTCCCCGACGAGTGCCGCGTAGTCGGCGAAGCGGTACGCCGTCTCACGGGCCGGCCAGCCGCCCGCGTCCTCCAGCTCCTGCGGGAGGTCCCAGTGGTAGAGGGTCAGCACCGGCGTGATGCCCGCGTCGAGCAGTTCGTCGGTCAGAGCGCGGTAGAAGTCCAGGCCCTGCTGGACGGCCGGGCCGCGCCCGGTGGGCTGCACCCGGGACCAGGAGACCGAGAAGCGGTAGGCGCCGAGTCCGAGCCGCGACATCAGCGCCACGTCGTCCCGGTAGCGGTGGTAGTGGTCGCACGCGACGTCGCCGGTGTCGCCGTTCAGCGTCCGGCCGGGGGTGTGGGAGAAGGTGTCCCAGATGGACGGCGTGCGTCCGTCCTCCCGCGCCGCCCCCTCCACCTGGTAGGCGGCGGTGGACGCACCCCACACGAAGCCGGGCGGAAACCGGCGGGTCGCGGATCCCGTCGTGGAGGGTGCCGGAGTTGCTGCAGTCATGGAAGCGCTCCCAATTCAGGTCTGGGCCGTCCGCCCGGAACAGTCACGTCAAGAGGGTCCGGCGGGCCGGCGAGTGGTTGCGGGTCAGCCCTTCACGGCGCCCTGCATGATGCCGCCGACGATCTGTCTGCCGAACAGGGCGAACACCAGCAGTAGCGGCAGCGTGCCCAGCAGGGATCCCGCCATGATCACCGACTGGTCGGGGATGTAGCCGCGGTCGAGGCCGGTGAGGGCGACCTGGACGGTCGGGTTCTCCTGCGTCAGCGCGATGATCGGCCAGAAGAACTCGTTCCAGGCGAGCACGAAGGTCAGCATGCCGAGGACCGCCATGGCGGGCCGGGCCACCGGGAAGACCACGTGCCACACGACGCGCAGGCTGTGCGCGCCGTCCACCCGCGCGGCCTCGATCAGCTCCGTCGGCAGCGCGCTGACCAGGTACTGCCGCATGAAGAACACGCCGAACGCGCTCACCATCATCGGCAGGATCACCGCCTGGAGCTGGTTGGTCCACTCCAGTTCGGCGATCGCCATGTACAGCGGCACCACGCTGAGCTGCGGCGGGACCATCATCGTCCCGATCACCAGCAGCATCAGCAGATTCTTGGCGCGGAACCGCAGCTTGGCGAAGGCGAAGCCGGCCAGCGTGCCGAAGAGCACCGTGGCGACCGTGACGGAGCCGGCGACCACGACGGTGTTGAACAGCGCCAGCCCCATGTTGGCGTCGAACCACGCCGTCCAGAGGTTGGTGAACAGGTTCTGGCCGAACCAGAAGGGCGGTGGCGTCTCGGCGAGCCGTTCGTTGTCGCGGGAGGCGGCGATGGCCGTCCACACCAGCGGGAACAGCGAACCGACGGTGAAGACGGTCAGCACCGTGTACGTGATCCAGCCGCCGTGCAGGTGCCTGCCGGCACGTCGCGCCACGGACCGTGCCGGGCGGCGGGCCGTCGGATGTGCCATGGCGTGCCTCCTCACTGGCTCTTGCCGAGCCGACGGGCGAACAGCCAGTTGACCAGGCCGATCACCACCAGGATCAGGAACATCGTCCAGGCGATGGCGGAGGCCCGGCCGAGATGGAAGTTCACCCAGCCCTGCTCGTACAGGTAGAGGCCGAGCGTCTGGTACTGCCCCGAGGCGCCGCCCGACGCGGTGGTCCCGAAGAGCAGCGGTTCGCCGAAGAGCTGCGTCGCGCCGATCGTGGAGACGACGACGGTGAACAGGATCGTCGGCCGCAGCGACGGCACCGTGACGTGCCGGAACTGCTGCCACCGGGACGCGCCGTCCAGGGCCGCGGATTCGTACAGGTCGTGCGGCACGGCCTGCATCGCCGCCAGGTAGATCAGCGCGTTGTAGCCCGTCCAGCGCCAGATGACGATGGTGGACACGGCGATCTTCGAGGACCAGTCACCGGACTCCCAGGCGATGCCGTCCACGCCGAAGAAGCCCAGCACCCAGTTGATCATTCCGTAGTCGCGGCCGTAGAGCATGGCGAAGACCAGCGTGGCGGCGGCCACCGAGGTCGCGTACGGGGTGAGCAGGGCGACCCGGTAGAACGTCGAGCCGCGCAGCCTGTAGTTCAGCAGGTGAGCCAGGCCGAGGGCCATGAGCAGCTGCGGAACGGTGGAGAGGACGCCGATGACGAAGGTGTTGCCCAGCGCGTTCCAGAAGAAGTCGTTCCGGATCAGCTGGGCGAAGTTCTCCAGGCCCGCCCACTCCATGTCCGTCGGCGCGTGCAGCGAGACGCGGTGCAGCGACGCCCACCCGGTGTAGAGCAGGGGGAAGAGGCCGAAGGCGGCGAAGGCGAGGAAGAACGGTGCGATGAGCGCGTACGGGCTCCAGCGGGCGTCGCGCTGGTAGCGCCGGCTGCGCCGGGCGGCCCGCCGCGCGGCGGACGCCCGGTCGGCGTCGCCGGACGGCGCCCCGCGGGGACGCTTCGGGCCGCCCTCGCCGCTGCCGCTCGGAGGGCGCGACCGGGCCGGGGCCGCGCCCCCCGGAGGAGCGGGGGGCGCGGCGTCGAGACGTTCGGAGGTCATGCGCACAGCTCCGGTCAGCCGAGGGCGTTGTCGATGGACTTGACCGCGGAGTCCCAGCCTTCTTCGGGCGACTTGCCCTGCTGCTCCACCTGCCGGATGCCTTCGGCGAGGGTCTCGGCGACGATCTGGTCCTTCGGGCCGAGGATCTGGACCGGGACTCCCTTCGCGGCCTCGGTGAAGATCTTCCCGGTCGGGGCGTCGCCGTAGTACCCATGCGTGGCCTCCTCGACCTCGGGCAGCGCGAACGCGGCCTGCGAGCTGGGGAAGCTGCCGCGCTTCTGGAAGAGCTTCGCCTGCTGCTCCGGGGCGGTCAGCCAGGCGGCGAGCTTGACGGCCTCCTCGCGGTTCTTCGCGTTCTCCGGCACGGCGAGGAAGGAGCCGCCCCAGTTGCCGGGGCGAGGGGCGTCGGCGACGTCCCACGTGTCGGCGTTCTTCCTGCCCGCCTTGCTCTCGATGTAGCCGAGCATCCAGGCGGGGCACACCACGGTCGCGAAGTCGCCGTTGGCGTACGCCTGGTCCCAGGCGGGGGTGAACTGCTGGAGCTTCGCGCTCAGCTTGCCCTCGGCCGCCCGCATGGCCAGGTCCCAGGACGTCTCCACGGCCTCGCTGTCCTGGTAGACCAGCTCGCCGCTCTCGTCGTAGTAGCGCTCGGCATGGCTGGAGACGGCACCGTTGTAGAGCCCGGCGGCGCTGTCCATGAAGCTGGTGCCGGACGGGGCGTTCTCCGCGTACGTCTCGCCCGCGTCCACGTACTTGGCCCAGTCGTCCGCCCACAGGTCGGAGACCTTCTTCCGGTCGGTGGGCAGCCCGGCTTTCTCGAAGAGGTCCTTGCGGTAGCAGACCGCCATCGGGCCGGTGTCCGTGCCGAGGCCGATGACCTTGCCGTCGTCGGTGGTGGCCTGCTCCCACTTCCAGTCCAGCCAGTTCTCCTTCTTCACGCCCGCGGCGTCGGAGAGGTCGACGAACTTGTCGGCCTGGAGGGTGGCGACCTCCTTGATGTTGCCGACTTCGACCGCCTGTATGTCCTGGAGGCCGGCCCCGGCCGTCAGGTGGTTGAGCAGCGCGGGGTAGTAGTCGGCGTTCTGCGCGGTGACGTTCTCCTTGATGACGACGTCCGGGTGGAGGCGCTCGTATTCGTCGTAGAGCCCGGCCTCCTTGAACCCGAAGGTGCCGAAGAGGCCGACAGTGACCTCCGTCTTGCCGTTCGCGGCCGTGCTGTCGTCGTCCCCGGCACAGCCGGAGAGCAGCCCGGCGCCCAGGGCCGCGGCGATCCCGAGCGACGTCAGCCGCCGGGCCGATCTGCGTGTGGTGCGGTTCGTGCGTCGGTACTGGCTGTGCATCGCATCCTCCCGAACGTGTACGGAACCTGAAGGCGATCAGGTCCTTGGGAGCGCTCCCAGATGTGATGAGTTGAAGGGTTGCCCAGTGCGTCCGGGGTGTCAAGAGACGGGGAGAGACCATGTCGACACCGTGATGAAGCCGGTGTGCGGGCTCCGCCGGGCCGGTGCGGTGTCACCGCCCGCCAACCTTTGGCCCGGTACCCGGCGTCACCTGCACGGACCTCCGGCCGGCTGGCGATGCGTCACCCCTGTGGACACGCCCCGGATGCGACGCACCGTCGGCTCCCGTTTGCTCGCAGCTATGAATGCAGCAACGCGACGCCCGATAGCAGCTCTACGCCGCGCCGCCTGCGGCTCGCTGACGGCGGCTCTGCTCGTCGGCGGCAGCTGGGGGCTCACCTCCCCGGCCGCAGCGACCCAGCCGGCCCACACGCACGACGACCCGCTGGGGGCGGGCCCCCACACCCTCGGCGGGCCCTGGTTGTCGGACCTCCCCGCGCTCTACGGAGGCTGGCGGTCCGGGCCGCCGGAGTCCTGGGCCAGCCCCGTCACCGGGTCGACCGTCTCCGCGCCGTACGGCATCCGCGGCGACTGGGCGGCGGGTCACCACACCGGCGTGGACTTCGCCGTCCCCGTCGGCACCCCGGTGCACTCCGTCGGCTCCGGCAAGGTCGTGTTCGCCGGCCGGTCCGGCGCCTACGGCAAGGCCGTGACCGTCCGGATGGACGACGGCAAGTACACCCTCTTCGCCCACCTGTCGAAGATCGACGTCGAGGAGGGCGACCGGGTGAAGGCCGGCACCGTGCTCGGCGAGTCCGGCAACACCGGCCGCAGCACCGGGCCCCACCTGCACTTCGAGGTGCGCGAGGGGCGTGACTACGGCACGGACGTCAACCCCGTCGCCTACCTGGAGGAACGAGGCGTCGAGGTCGTCTGACGAGCCGTCCGGTCCGTCGGTCTCCCCGCCCACCCCCGAACCGTCCGCGGCCCGTCCTGCACAGAGCGGGACGGGCCGCGGCACGCCGGTCGGCGCCCGCTCCACACCTGGTCCGCCGGTCCCGGGCCCCGGCCCGGGCGCCGCTCTCAGACCGTGGCGCGCTTGAGGTGCTCCCAGCGCTCGCGCTGCTCGGGGGACAGGCGTCCCCGCAGCTCGGCGAGCTTGAGCAGCGCGGCCTCCGCACCGGAGGCCAGCGCCTGCGCCTCGGCCGCGTAGTGGTCGTCGAGCAGCCGTTCCAGCTCCTCGTCGTTCATCACCCCGGCGAGCCGTCCCGCGAGTCGGTTGGTGTCCCGGTAGGACCCCTGGAGAAGGAACGGGGGTTCGGTCCGGGCCGTCTCCGCCTGGCCGGCGGACGCGATGTAGGCGGCGTTGACGCGCAGCACCGTGTCCCGGACCGTGAGCAGGTTGCGCAGTACGGCGACGATCCGCTCCCGCTCGTCCGCCGGATACGGGTGGGCCAGCATGTCCGGCCGCACGGCGGGGTCGCCCTCCGCCATCCGCAGCAGCAGGTCGAGGTCGGAGCGTTCCCGTGCCGCGAGCGGCGCGAGCTCCGGGTGCGAGGTCAGGGCGTTCTCGACGTGACTGAGCGCGAACAGGTCCGCCCGGCCGTCGACCACGTCGCCCAGATTCCACACGTCCGCGCGGTTGGCCAGCATGTCGGGCACCCGGAACCGGGTGCCCGACTCGGTGAACGGGTTGCCCGCCATGCACACCGCGAAGCGCTTGCCGCGCAGGTCGTGACGCCGGTCGGCGCCGTCGATCCGGCGCTGCGCATCGCACAGCGGGATGAACTTCTGCAGCAGCTCGGGCGAGGTGTGCTGGATGTCGTCGAGGTGCAGCAGCACGTTGTCACCGAGCCGCAGCGCCAGATCGATCTTCTCCAGTTCGCGCCGGGCGGCACCGTCCGGCGCGGCCGCCGGGTCCAAGGAGGTGGTGTGCCGCCCCAGCGCCGGCCCGTCCACCGCCACGAACAACATGCCGAGCCGGGAGGCCACGTACTCCATCAGCGTGGTCTTGCCGTAGCCCGGCGGAGACAGCAGCAGCAACAGCCCCTGTCCGGCCGGGCTCTCCACACCGGCGGACCCGATCTGCCGGGCCAGCGCCTCCCCGACCAGTGGCAGGTAGACCTCGTCGATGAGCCGGTTGCGCACGAAACCGGACTGCACCCGGGGCTGGAACCGCTCCAGCGCCAGCCGCTCCCGCGCCTGCGCCAGCAGGCCGTCCCGCCGTCTGCGGTAGGCGCGGTGGGCGGGCACCCGGACGGTGCGGAACTTCTCGGTGCGGGCGAGGAACTCGTCGATGCGGACCGGCAGCAGACCCTGCCGCACCCGCGGGTGGACGCCGAGCAGGCCCGTCGCCGGGTCCGCCTGCGGCGAGGCGGCGTCCCGGCGGGGCAGCGCGGTGCCGCACACCTCCAGCGCGACGGCCTCGGCCAGCGCGGACCGGTCGGCCCCGTGCGCCGACGCGTAGGCGTGCAGCCAGCTGTCGGCCAGCTGGTAGCCGGCCCGCAGATCGTCGCCCACGGCGCGCAATTCCTCCGTGAACTCCTTGACCGCCGGGGAGTCCTCCCCGCCGAGGGCGTCACGGAACCCGGCCGCGAGATCCCGTGCGGCACCGCCCGTGACGAACCGGGGGCCGGGGACGTCGCCGTCGGAGGCGGCGA encodes the following:
- a CDS encoding extracellular solute-binding protein, which encodes MHSQYRRTNRTTRRSARRLTSLGIAAALGAGLLSGCAGDDDSTAANGKTEVTVGLFGTFGFKEAGLYDEYERLHPDVVIKENVTAQNADYYPALLNHLTAGAGLQDIQAVEVGNIKEVATLQADKFVDLSDAAGVKKENWLDWKWEQATTDDGKVIGLGTDTGPMAVCYRKDLFEKAGLPTDRKKVSDLWADDWAKYVDAGETYAENAPSGTSFMDSAAGLYNGAVSSHAERYYDESGELVYQDSEAVETSWDLAMRAAEGKLSAKLQQFTPAWDQAYANGDFATVVCPAWMLGYIESKAGRKNADTWDVADAPRPGNWGGSFLAVPENAKNREEAVKLAAWLTAPEQQAKLFQKRGSFPSSQAAFALPEVEEATHGYYGDAPTGKIFTEAAKGVPVQILGPKDQIVAETLAEGIRQVEQQGKSPEEGWDSAVKSIDNALG
- a CDS encoding tetratricopeptide repeat protein, with product MASSPSTSPGPRRGPNTAFRRLRGPLSPGEFAAAVRRSAREIGEQVACDARYVGRVEAGEIRCPNYAYERVFLHMFPGRTLADLGFAPRESVRGRAARVRGAHGGETTPPSALTRRGDTAGTVVDHDRPAHHSGAEHDAEYAITNENDEESDVLRRAFMTGGPAALVAVSLTGDGRYTGAGGATTTVRRAGETEAAAVEDAVHRIRLLDDRHGADGLYRRAGTALQSAYAYLDAGTTRRAVADRLHSGAGELAISVGWLAHDSGRFADARSHYAEALATARVSGDPALEAHAFCNTAFLARDAGRPREAVRAAQAGHQAAQHLGSSRLLSLLTLREAGGWAGLDDRSACEDALVRAHRLFARGPSDDDPPWMTFFGEAEMEGLESQCWSALGAWGPAVAHARRAVALQEPHFVRNRALFTAELAGDLAAAGRPDEAAAAASHVLELLGPVRSTRIRSMLAVTASRLAPHRREPSVSALLPRLPAPRAEHA
- a CDS encoding fused MFS/spermidine synthase produces the protein MARRRRDDAGRRRTRQHREEPAEPVGGGLARLEPDPDRPRAWTLTVDDAPQSHVDLDDPAYLDFAYQRRLGHVLDLAAPPSRPLRVLHLGGGALTLARYVAVTRPRSTQQAAETDTALTAFVRRALPLDPGWRIRVRSGDARAVLARVPDGWADVVLSDVFHGARTPAHLTSVEFVADGRRVLRPGGVWAANLADGGGLTHLRGQVATVGEVFREVCAVADPAVLRGRRFGNVVLAASDAGLDVAELTRRVAGDPHPGRVEHGAALASFAAGAKPVTDATAAPSPAPPTGSF
- a CDS encoding carbohydrate ABC transporter permease — its product is MAHPTARRPARSVARRAGRHLHGGWITYTVLTVFTVGSLFPLVWTAIAASRDNERLAETPPPFWFGQNLFTNLWTAWFDANMGLALFNTVVVAGSVTVATVLFGTLAGFAFAKLRFRAKNLLMLLVIGTMMVPPQLSVVPLYMAIAELEWTNQLQAVILPMMVSAFGVFFMRQYLVSALPTELIEAARVDGAHSLRVVWHVVFPVARPAMAVLGMLTFVLAWNEFFWPIIALTQENPTVQVALTGLDRGYIPDQSVIMAGSLLGTLPLLLVFALFGRQIVGGIMQGAVKG
- a CDS encoding sugar ABC transporter permease, whose amino-acid sequence is MTSERLDAAPPAPPGGAAPARSRPPSGSGEGGPKRPRGAPSGDADRASAARRAARRSRRYQRDARWSPYALIAPFFLAFAAFGLFPLLYTGWASLHRVSLHAPTDMEWAGLENFAQLIRNDFFWNALGNTFVIGVLSTVPQLLMALGLAHLLNYRLRGSTFYRVALLTPYATSVAAATLVFAMLYGRDYGMINWVLGFFGVDGIAWESGDWSSKIAVSTIVIWRWTGYNALIYLAAMQAVPHDLYESAALDGASRWQQFRHVTVPSLRPTILFTVVVSTIGATQLFGEPLLFGTTASGGASGQYQTLGLYLYEQGWVNFHLGRASAIAWTMFLILVVIGLVNWLFARRLGKSQ
- a CDS encoding M23 family metallopeptidase; amino-acid sequence: MNAATRRPIAALRRAACGSLTAALLVGGSWGLTSPAAATQPAHTHDDPLGAGPHTLGGPWLSDLPALYGGWRSGPPESWASPVTGSTVSAPYGIRGDWAAGHHTGVDFAVPVGTPVHSVGSGKVVFAGRSGAYGKAVTVRMDDGKYTLFAHLSKIDVEEGDRVKAGTVLGESGNTGRSTGPHLHFEVREGRDYGTDVNPVAYLEERGVEVV
- a CDS encoding histidine phosphatase family protein, translating into MAAPRILLVRHGETEWSRSGRHTGRTDVPLLDEGRRMAERLGARLHRAPWNGLPGVEVRTSPLARARDTCELAGFGDRATEWDALREWDYGAYEGMTSPEIRAQVGGDWQVWRDGARDGESLTDLSRRADEIVAWARSADRDVLVFAHGHLLRALGARWLGEPVGHGARLVLDPVGLSVLGWAYDAPALSRWNDTGHLDENMSLDR
- a CDS encoding GH1 family beta-glucosidase, yielding MTAATPAPSTTGSATRRFPPGFVWGASTAAYQVEGAAREDGRTPSIWDTFSHTPGRTLNGDTGDVACDHYHRYRDDVALMSRLGLGAYRFSVSWSRVQPTGRGPAVQQGLDFYRALTDELLDAGITPVLTLYHWDLPQELEDAGGWPARETAYRFADYAALVGEALGDRVEMWTTLNEPWCSAFLGYGSGVHAPGRTDPAAALHAAHHLNLAHGLGVSALRTVLPSRAQAMVSLNPAAVRPRSDSEADRDAARRIDALANRVFTGPMLHGRYDEDLFADTARITDWSCVRDGDLDLIHQPLDALCVNYYTPSLVSAVDSGDVERSDGHGASTHSPWPGAGRVAFHQPPGARTDMGWSIDPTGLSDLLLGFTREVPGLPLYITENGAACADEPDATGRVDDPERIAYLHGHLAAVHRAMAEGADVRGYFLWSLLDNFEWAYGYTKRFGAVHVDYATQRRTPKSSAAWYAEVCRTGLLPGDPTV